The following are from one region of the Escherichia sp. E4742 genome:
- a CDS encoding LemA family protein: MFRIFIVFIFIFNLSGCGYNDIQTYDEQVNASWSEVLNQYQRRADLIPNLVASIKGYSSHEKEVLEAITLARSQANRASSDLQQAPGDEQKLQAWQQAQAQVTRTLGQLTIISERYPELKAQELYQNLMVQLEGSENRITVARGRYIKAIEQYNVTIRKFPAVLTAKVMDYTPKKNYLPDDVAAVSKAPTIDFSQNTNAH, translated from the coding sequence ATGTTTAGAATATTCATCGTATTTATATTTATTTTCAATTTATCAGGTTGCGGTTATAACGATATTCAAACCTATGATGAACAGGTCAATGCCTCCTGGTCAGAAGTATTGAATCAGTATCAACGCCGTGCCGATCTTATTCCTAATCTTGTCGCAAGTATTAAAGGTTATTCCAGCCATGAAAAAGAGGTACTGGAGGCCATTACGTTAGCTCGTAGTCAAGCTAATCGTGCCAGCAGCGATCTTCAGCAAGCTCCGGGAGATGAGCAAAAATTACAAGCCTGGCAACAAGCTCAGGCCCAGGTGACTCGCACTCTCGGGCAGTTAACGATTATTAGTGAGCGATATCCAGAATTAAAGGCCCAGGAACTCTATCAAAATTTGATGGTACAACTCGAAGGAAGCGAAAATCGAATTACCGTTGCGCGAGGAAGATATATTAAAGCCATTGAGCAATATAATGTCACCATCCGCAAATTTCCCGCTGTATTAACGGCAAAGGTCATGGATTACACACCAAAGAAAAATTATTTGCCGGATGATGTCGCCGCAGTAAGTAAAGCCCCGACAATAGATTTTAGCCAGAATACTAATGCTCATTAA
- a CDS encoding TPM domain-containing protein has product MIVMRLIFILLALWCLPVLAQQIAVPELRHQVTDITGTLSSSEQQSLTLQLQKIAQNTQAQVAILVVPSTGEDTIEQYATRVFDSWKLGDAQRNDGILLLVAWEDHAVRIEVGYGLEGVVTDLQAAKIIRDILIPAFKNDDLIGGLTLASENIGALLLNGELPEGSGNHYSIKTPIPLSVAVIILLAVLSYFIIFTDPSNLPWIALTGAIYGMVFLYVAEPGAWTNLIVACGMLTPFAIVPLLIFWLLVNKKLRAKYKKLSKERASRKGSSSSSSGGGSSGGGFSGGGGSSGGGGASGRW; this is encoded by the coding sequence GTGATCGTAATGCGCTTAATCTTTATTTTACTCGCTTTGTGGTGCCTTCCGGTGCTTGCCCAGCAAATTGCTGTGCCGGAGCTGCGCCACCAGGTGACCGATATTACTGGTACGTTAAGCTCGTCTGAACAACAATCTCTGACACTACAGTTGCAGAAGATTGCACAGAATACGCAGGCGCAGGTCGCTATATTAGTGGTGCCATCCACTGGTGAAGATACCATTGAACAATATGCAACACGCGTTTTTGATAGCTGGAAGTTGGGCGATGCACAGCGCAACGATGGTATTTTACTTCTGGTTGCCTGGGAAGATCATGCTGTCCGTATAGAAGTGGGCTACGGGCTGGAAGGGGTGGTTACCGACCTGCAAGCGGCAAAGATTATCCGTGATATATTGATCCCCGCGTTCAAAAACGATGATCTTATTGGAGGGTTGACACTGGCCAGCGAAAATATCGGCGCGCTTCTGTTGAATGGTGAATTACCGGAAGGCAGCGGAAATCATTACAGTATCAAAACTCCAATTCCATTATCGGTCGCTGTAATTATTTTACTGGCAGTACTTTCGTATTTTATTATTTTTACCGATCCATCAAATCTACCGTGGATTGCACTCACCGGCGCAATTTACGGGATGGTATTCCTCTATGTTGCCGAGCCCGGAGCATGGACGAATTTAATCGTTGCTTGCGGTATGTTAACGCCTTTTGCGATCGTACCTCTGCTTATCTTCTGGCTTCTGGTGAATAAAAAGTTACGCGCCAAATATAAGAAGCTCAGTAAAGAAAGAGCTTCAAGAAAAGGTTCTTCTTCATCCTCTTCCGGTGGAGGCTCAAGTGGCGGCGGATTTAGCGGCGGGGGTGGTTCTTCTGGCGGTGGCGGCGCATCCGGCCGCTGGTAA
- a CDS encoding SDR family oxidoreductase, whose amino-acid sequence MSIESLNAFSMDFFSLKGKTAIVTGGNSGLGQAFAMALAKAGANIFIPSFVKDNGETKEIIEKQGVEVDFMQVDITAEGAPQKIIAACCERFGTVDILVNNAGICKLNKVLDFGRADWDPMIDVNLTAAFELSYEAAKIMIPQKSGKIINICSLFSYLGGQWSPAYSATKHALAGFTKAYCDELGQYNIQVNGIAPGYYATDITLATRSNPETNQRVLDHIPANRWGDTQDLMGAAVFLASPASNYVNGHLLVVDGGYLVR is encoded by the coding sequence ATGTCAATCGAATCTCTCAATGCGTTCTCAATGGATTTTTTCTCCCTGAAAGGTAAAACGGCAATTGTTACCGGCGGGAATAGCGGGTTGGGCCAGGCATTTGCGATGGCACTGGCAAAAGCAGGTGCAAATATCTTTATTCCAAGCTTCGTCAAAGATAATGGTGAAACGAAGGAAATTATTGAAAAACAGGGTGTTGAAGTTGATTTTATGCAGGTGGATATCACCGCAGAAGGCGCGCCACAGAAGATCATCGCCGCCTGTTGTGAGCGTTTTGGCACCGTCGATATTCTGGTCAATAACGCAGGTATTTGTAAGCTGAATAAGGTGCTGGACTTCGGTCGTGCTGACTGGGACCCGATGATTGATGTGAACCTGACCGCCGCATTCGAGTTAAGCTATGAAGCTGCAAAAATTATGATCCCGCAAAAAAGCGGTAAAATTATTAATATCTGTTCATTGTTCTCTTACTTAGGTGGACAATGGTCACCTGCTTATTCTGCCACTAAACATGCTCTTGCCGGATTCACCAAAGCCTATTGCGATGAATTAGGTCAATATAATATTCAAGTGAATGGTATTGCCCCGGGATATTACGCTACCGATATCACTCTGGCGACCCGTAGTAATCCAGAAACTAACCAGCGCGTTCTTGATCATATTCCTGCAAACCGTTGGGGCGATACTCAGGATTTAATGGGCGCAGCCGTATTCCTCGCAAGTCCGGCTTCAAACTATGTTAATGGTCATTTGCTGGTAGTTGATGGCGGTTATTTAGTGCGCTAA
- the pyrG gene encoding glutamine hydrolyzing CTP synthase, whose amino-acid sequence MTTNYIFVTGGVVSSLGKGIAAASLAAILEARGLNVTIMKLDPYINVDPGTMSPIQHGEVFVTEDGAETDLDLGHYERFIRTKMSRRNNFTTGRIYSDVLRKERRGDYLGATVQVIPHITNAIKERVLAGGEGHDVVLVEIGGTVGDIESLPFLEAIRQLAVDIGREHALFMHLTLVPYMAASGEVKTKPTQHSVKELLSIGIQPDILICRSDRAVPANERAKIALFCNVPEKAVISLKDVDSIYKIPGLLKSQGLDDYICKRFSLNCPEANLSEWEQVIFEEANPVSEVTIGMVGKYIELPDAYKSVIEALKHGGLKNRVSVNIKLIDSQDVETRGVEILKGLDAILVPGGFGYRGVEGMITTARFARENNIPYLGICLGMQVALIDYARHVANMENANSTEFVPDCKYPVVALITEWRDENGNVEVRSENSDLGGTMRLGAQQCQLVDNSLVRQLYNAPTIVERHRHRYEVNNMLLKQIEDAGLRVAGRSGDDQLVEIIEVPNHPWFVACQFHPEFTSTPRDGHPLFAGFVKAASEFQKRQAK is encoded by the coding sequence GTCGATCCAGGTACTATGAGCCCAATCCAACACGGGGAAGTGTTCGTTACTGAAGACGGCGCTGAAACCGACCTGGACCTGGGGCACTACGAGCGTTTCATTCGTACCAAAATGAGCCGCCGCAACAACTTCACCACGGGTCGTATCTATTCTGATGTTCTGCGTAAAGAACGCCGTGGCGACTATCTGGGCGCAACCGTACAGGTTATCCCGCACATTACTAACGCTATCAAAGAACGCGTTCTTGCAGGTGGCGAAGGCCACGACGTGGTTCTGGTAGAAATCGGCGGTACTGTAGGTGATATTGAATCCCTGCCGTTCCTCGAAGCGATTCGCCAGTTAGCTGTTGATATCGGTCGTGAACACGCGCTGTTCATGCACCTGACGCTGGTGCCGTATATGGCAGCGTCTGGTGAAGTCAAAACTAAACCGACTCAGCACTCTGTTAAAGAGCTGCTTTCTATCGGTATCCAGCCTGACATCCTGATTTGTCGTTCAGATCGCGCCGTTCCGGCGAACGAACGCGCGAAGATTGCATTGTTCTGTAATGTTCCGGAAAAAGCGGTTATTTCTCTGAAAGACGTCGATTCCATCTATAAAATTCCGGGCCTGTTGAAATCTCAGGGGCTGGACGATTATATTTGTAAACGATTCAGCTTGAACTGTCCGGAAGCTAATCTGTCCGAATGGGAACAGGTTATCTTTGAAGAAGCGAATCCGGTAAGTGAAGTCACCATCGGTATGGTTGGCAAATACATTGAACTGCCGGACGCTTACAAATCCGTGATCGAAGCACTGAAACACGGTGGGCTGAAAAATCGTGTCAGCGTCAACATCAAACTGATCGATTCACAAGATGTTGAAACGCGCGGTGTTGAAATCCTTAAAGGTCTGGACGCGATCCTCGTACCTGGTGGTTTCGGCTATCGTGGCGTAGAAGGCATGATTACTACCGCGCGCTTTGCGCGTGAGAACAATATTCCTTATCTGGGCATTTGCCTGGGTATGCAGGTGGCGTTAATTGATTACGCTCGCCATGTTGCCAACATGGAGAACGCCAACTCTACGGAATTTGTGCCAGACTGTAAGTACCCGGTTGTGGCGCTGATTACCGAGTGGCGTGATGAAAACGGCAACGTTGAAGTTCGTAGCGAGAATAGCGATCTCGGTGGCACCATGCGTCTCGGCGCACAGCAGTGCCAGCTGGTTGACAATAGCCTGGTTCGCCAGCTGTACAATGCGCCGACAATTGTTGAGCGTCATCGTCACCGTTACGAAGTCAACAACATGCTGCTGAAACAGATTGAAGATGCTGGTCTGCGCGTTGCGGGCCGTTCCGGGGATGATCAGTTGGTCGAGATCATCGAAGTTCCGAATCACCCGTGGTTCGTGGCTTGTCAGTTCCATCCGGAGTTTACTTCTACTCCACGTGATGGGCACCCGCTGTTTGCAGGCTTTGTGAAAGCCGCCAGCGAGTTCCAGAAACGTCAGGCGAAGTAA
- a CDS encoding FGGY-family carbohydrate kinase, translated as MSKKYIIGIDGGSQSTKVVMYDLEGNVVCEGKGLLQPMHTPDADTAEHPDDDLWASLCFAGHDLMSQFAGNKEDIVGIGLGSIRCCRALLKADGTPAAPLISWQDARVTRPYEHANPDVAYVTSFSGYLTHRLTGEFKDNIANYFGQWPVDYKTWAWSEDATVMEKFNIPRHMLFDVQMPGTVLGHITPQAALATHFPTGLPVVCTTSDKPVEALGAGLLDDETAVISLGTYIALMMNGKALPKDPLAYWPIMSSIPQTLLYEGYGIRKGMWTVSWLRDMLGESLIQDAKAQDLSPEDLLNKKASCVPPGCNGLMTVLDWLTNPWEPYKRGIMIGFDSSMDYAWIYRSILESVALTLKNNYDNMCNEMNHFAKHVIITGGGSNSDLFMQIFADVFNLPARRNAINGCASLGAAINTAVGLGLYPDYATAVDKMVRVKDIFMPVESNAKRYDAMNKGIFKDLTKHTDVILKKSYEVMHGELGNADSIQSWSNA; from the coding sequence ATGTCGAAAAAATACATCATAGGGATTGATGGCGGAAGTCAGAGTACAAAAGTGGTGATGTACGATCTGGAAGGTAACGTGGTTTGCGAAGGCAAAGGCTTATTGCAGCCGATGCACACGCCGGATGCCGATACCGCAGAACATCCTGACGACGATTTATGGGCATCATTATGCTTTGCAGGTCACGATTTAATGAGCCAGTTTGCCGGGAATAAAGAAGATATTGTTGGCATCGGCCTGGGATCAATCCGTTGCTGTCGTGCGTTGTTGAAAGCCGATGGCACGCCAGCTGCGCCATTGATTAGCTGGCAGGATGCACGCGTTACGCGACCTTACGAACACGCTAATCCTGACGTGGCGTATGTCACCTCTTTTTCGGGCTACCTGACGCACCGTTTAACGGGCGAGTTTAAAGATAATATCGCCAACTACTTTGGTCAGTGGCCGGTGGATTATAAGACCTGGGCATGGAGCGAAGATGCCACGGTAATGGAGAAGTTTAATATCCCCCGCCATATGCTGTTTGATGTGCAAATGCCGGGCACTGTTCTTGGGCATATCACACCGCAAGCTGCACTGGCGACACATTTCCCGACAGGACTGCCGGTAGTTTGTACCACCAGTGATAAACCGGTAGAAGCACTCGGAGCCGGGTTACTGGATGATGAAACGGCGGTGATTTCACTCGGTACTTATATCGCGCTGATGATGAACGGCAAAGCACTGCCGAAAGATCCGCTGGCGTACTGGCCGATTATGTCTTCTATTCCGCAAACATTGCTGTATGAAGGTTACGGTATCCGCAAAGGCATGTGGACGGTGAGCTGGCTGCGCGACATGTTAGGCGAGTCGTTAATTCAGGATGCCAAAGCACAGGATCTTTCACCGGAAGATTTGCTCAATAAAAAAGCTTCTTGTGTGCCGCCTGGCTGTAATGGTCTGATGACGGTGCTGGACTGGCTGACCAACCCGTGGGAACCCTACAAACGTGGGATTATGATCGGCTTTGATTCCAGCATGGATTACGCATGGATATATCGTTCAATACTGGAAAGCGTGGCGCTGACGCTGAAGAACAATTACGACAATATGTGTAATGAAATGAATCACTTTGCGAAGCATGTGATCATTACTGGCGGCGGTTCGAACAGCGATCTGTTTATGCAGATTTTTGCCGACGTGTTCAACCTTCCGGCACGACGTAACGCCATTAACGGTTGTGCAAGCCTAGGGGCAGCGATTAATACAGCGGTAGGTCTGGGGCTATACCCGGATTACGCAACGGCTGTCGATAAAATGGTTCGCGTGAAAGATATCTTTATGCCTGTTGAGAGCAATGCCAAACGCTACGACGCGATGAATAAAGGCATTTTCAAAGATTTAACCAAACACACTGATGTGATTCTGAAAAAATCGTATGAAGTGATGCATGGGGAATTGGGGAATGCGGATTCGATCCAGAGCTGGTCGAATGCGTGA
- the queE gene encoding 7-carboxy-7-deazaguanine synthase QueE encodes MQYPINEMFQTLQGEGYFTGVPAIFIRLQGCPVGCAWCDTKHTWEKLEDREVSLFSILGKTKESDKWGAASSEDLLAVIGRQGYTARHVVITGGEPCIHDLMPLTDLLEKNGFSCQIETSGTHEVRCTPNTWVTVSPKLNMRGGYEVLSQALERANEIKHPVGRVRDIEALDELLATLTDDKPRVIALQPISQKDDATRLCIETCIARNWRLSMQTHKYLNIA; translated from the coding sequence ATGCAGTACCCGATTAACGAGATGTTCCAGACCCTGCAAGGTGAGGGTTACTTTACCGGCGTCCCCGCTATTTTTATTCGTTTACAGGGATGCCCGGTCGGCTGTGCCTGGTGCGACACCAAACACACATGGGAAAAGCTTGAGGATCGGGAAGTTTCCCTTTTCAGCATTCTGGGTAAAACGAAAGAGAGTGATAAGTGGGGAGCAGCAAGCAGTGAAGACTTGCTCGCAGTCATCGGTCGTCAGGGATACACCGCGCGTCACGTGGTGATTACGGGTGGTGAACCTTGTATTCATGACTTGATGCCACTAACTGACCTGCTCGAAAAGAACGGTTTCAGTTGCCAGATAGAAACCAGCGGTACTCATGAAGTGCGTTGTACGCCGAATACTTGGGTCACCGTGTCGCCAAAGCTAAATATGCGTGGCGGTTATGAAGTATTGTCGCAAGCCCTGGAGCGAGCTAACGAAATCAAACACCCAGTTGGACGCGTACGGGATATCGAAGCTCTGGATGAATTGCTGGCGACGCTGACCGATGATAAACCGCGAGTCATTGCACTGCAGCCGATTAGCCAAAAAGATGATGCCACACGTTTGTGCATTGAAACTTGCATTGCGCGTAACTGGCGTTTGTCGATGCAAACACATAAATATTTAAATATTGCCTGA
- the eno gene encoding phosphopyruvate hydratase, whose product MSKIVKIIGREIIDSRGNPTVEAEVHLEGGFVGMAAAPSGASTGSREALELRDGDKSRFLGKGVTKAVAAVNGPIAQALIGKDAKDQAGIDKIMIDLDGTENKSKFGANAILAVSLANAKAAAAAKGMPLYEHIAELNGTPGKYSMPVPMMNIINGGEHADNNVDIQEFMIQPVGAKTVKEAIRMGSEVFHHLAKVLKAKGMNTAVGDEGGYAPNLGSNAEALAVIAEAVKAAGYELGKDITLAMDCAASEFYKDGKYVLAGEGNKAFTSEEFTHFLEELTKQYPIVSIEDGLDESDWDGFAYQTKVLGDKIQLVGDDLFVTNTKILKEGIEKGIANSILIKFNQIGSLTETLAAIKMAKDAGYTAVISHRSGETEDATIADLAVGTAAGQIKTGSMSRSDRVAKYNQLIRIEEALGEKAPYNGRKEIKGQA is encoded by the coding sequence ATGTCCAAAATCGTAAAAATCATCGGTCGTGAAATCATCGACTCCCGTGGTAACCCGACTGTTGAAGCCGAAGTACATCTGGAGGGTGGTTTCGTCGGTATGGCAGCTGCCCCGTCAGGTGCTTCTACTGGTTCCCGTGAAGCTCTGGAACTGCGCGATGGCGACAAATCCCGTTTCCTGGGTAAAGGCGTAACCAAAGCTGTAGCTGCGGTAAATGGCCCGATCGCTCAGGCGCTGATTGGTAAAGATGCCAAAGATCAGGCTGGCATTGACAAGATCATGATCGACCTGGATGGCACCGAAAACAAATCCAAATTCGGCGCGAACGCAATCCTGGCTGTATCTCTGGCTAACGCCAAAGCTGCTGCAGCTGCTAAAGGTATGCCGCTGTACGAGCACATCGCTGAACTGAATGGTACTCCGGGCAAATACTCCATGCCGGTTCCGATGATGAACATCATCAACGGTGGTGAGCACGCTGATAACAACGTTGATATCCAGGAATTCATGATTCAGCCGGTTGGCGCGAAAACTGTGAAAGAAGCCATCCGCATGGGTTCTGAAGTTTTCCATCACCTGGCAAAAGTTCTGAAAGCGAAAGGCATGAACACTGCAGTTGGTGACGAAGGTGGCTATGCGCCGAACCTGGGTTCCAACGCTGAAGCTCTGGCTGTTATCGCTGAAGCTGTTAAAGCTGCTGGCTATGAACTGGGCAAAGACATCACTCTGGCGATGGACTGCGCAGCTTCTGAATTCTACAAAGACGGTAAATACGTTCTGGCTGGCGAAGGCAACAAAGCTTTCACCTCTGAAGAATTCACTCACTTCCTGGAAGAACTGACCAAACAGTACCCGATCGTTTCTATCGAAGACGGTCTGGACGAATCTGACTGGGACGGTTTCGCATACCAGACCAAAGTACTGGGCGACAAAATCCAGCTGGTTGGTGACGACCTGTTCGTAACCAACACCAAGATCCTGAAAGAAGGTATCGAAAAAGGCATCGCTAACTCCATCCTGATCAAATTCAACCAGATCGGTTCTCTGACCGAAACTCTGGCTGCAATCAAGATGGCGAAAGACGCTGGCTACACTGCAGTAATCTCTCACCGTTCTGGTGAAACTGAAGACGCTACCATCGCTGACCTGGCTGTTGGTACTGCTGCAGGCCAGATCAAAACTGGTTCTATGAGCCGTTCTGACCGTGTTGCTAAATACAACCAGCTGATTCGTATCGAAGAAGCTCTGGGCGAAAAAGCACCGTACAACGGTCGTAAAGAGATCAAAGGCCAGGCATAA
- a CDS encoding MFS transporter, whose product MQHNSYRRWITLAIISFSGGVSFDLAYLRYIYQIPMAKFMGFSNTEIGLIMSTFGIAAIILYAPSGVIADKFSHRKMITSAMVITGLLGLIMATYPPLWVMLCIQVAFAITTILMLWSVSIKAASLLGDHSEQGKIMGWMEGLRGVGVMSLAVFTMWVFSRFAPDDSASLKTVIIIYSVVYILLGILCWFFVSDNNSLRSANNEEKQSFQLSDILAVLRISTTWYCSMVIFGVFTIYAILSYSTNYLTEMYGMSLVAASYMGIVINKIFRALCGPLGGIITTYSKVKSPTRVIQILSVIGLLALTALLVTNSNPQSVAMGIGLILLLGFTCYASRGLYWACPGEARTPSYIMGTTVGICSVIGFLPDVFVYPIIGYWQDTLPAAEAYRNMWLMGMVALGMVIVFTFLLFQKIRTADSAPAMANSK is encoded by the coding sequence ATGCAACACAACTCATATCGCCGTTGGATAACCCTCGCGATAATCAGTTTTAGCGGCGGAGTTAGTTTTGACCTGGCTTATTTACGTTATATTTATCAAATTCCCATGGCGAAATTTATGGGATTCAGCAATACCGAAATAGGTTTAATAATGAGCACCTTTGGTATTGCGGCCATTATTCTTTATGCGCCCAGCGGCGTTATTGCCGATAAATTTTCACATCGCAAAATGATTACTTCCGCGATGGTCATTACCGGATTATTAGGCCTGATAATGGCAACATATCCACCATTATGGGTAATGCTTTGTATCCAGGTCGCGTTTGCGATAACGACGATTTTAATGCTGTGGTCGGTGTCGATTAAAGCCGCTTCATTGCTGGGCGATCATAGCGAGCAAGGGAAAATTATGGGCTGGATGGAAGGGCTGCGCGGCGTCGGTGTAATGTCGCTGGCGGTGTTTACCATGTGGGTCTTTTCTCGCTTTGCACCTGATGACAGCGCCAGCCTGAAAACGGTCATTATCATCTACAGCGTGGTTTACATCTTGTTGGGAATTCTGTGCTGGTTTTTTGTTAGTGATAACAATAGCCTGCGCAGTGCCAATAACGAAGAAAAACAGTCATTCCAGCTTAGCGACATCCTGGCCGTTTTGCGCATCAGCACCACCTGGTATTGCAGCATGGTGATTTTTGGCGTCTTCACCATCTACGCCATTCTGAGTTACTCCACCAACTATCTGACCGAAATGTACGGCATGTCGCTGGTGGCGGCGAGCTACATGGGGATTGTGATCAACAAAATCTTCCGCGCACTGTGCGGCCCGCTTGGCGGCATTATCACCACCTACAGCAAAGTGAAATCTCCTACCCGCGTGATCCAAATCCTTTCCGTGATCGGTTTACTGGCGTTGACTGCCCTGCTCGTCACGAACTCTAACCCGCAATCGGTCGCGATGGGGATTGGCCTGATTTTACTACTGGGATTCACCTGCTACGCCTCACGCGGGTTGTACTGGGCCTGCCCCGGTGAAGCGAGAACACCGTCTTACATTATGGGCACCACGGTGGGTATTTGTTCAGTGATTGGATTCCTGCCGGATGTCTTCGTTTACCCAATTATCGGCTACTGGCAAGACACCCTGCCCGCAGCAGAAGCCTACCGCAATATGTGGCTGATGGGCATGGTGGCGCTCGGCATGGTGATCGTCTTTACCTTTTTACTGTTCCAAAAAATTCGTACTGCTGATAGCGCCCCCGCAATGGCTAACAGCAAGTAA